Proteins encoded by one window of Roseibium sp. Sym1:
- the tsaE gene encoding tRNA (adenosine(37)-N6)-threonylcarbamoyltransferase complex ATPase subunit type 1 TsaE, with the protein MADHDLRPLPAAFLTLNISDEAETRLLANDVALILRPGDVICLSGDLGAGKSTFTRALLRAFSGEPDLEVPSPTFTLVQTYAFDRFDLSHFDLYRLEEPEEIEELGLDDLLETGAALIEWPEKAADLLPADALWIQISQPSDEADSRVFRFFSDRSDWQDRVGETLATRAFLRSAGHGGAGRRFLAGDASLRTFETVDTGAQGAVLMRWPFKGTSVPEPVRAYMRKVHLAQDCRAVVAIGSELRRRGFLAPEIYAADLEAGFILSQDLGRETIVEDGKPVPGRYHAAVDLLAGLHAQDWPQAVPLADGSSYTVPAYSHDALIAEASLFLDWYVPHVTGKAAEDAARRDFELLWRAALAVIGSAQTGWVLRDFHSPNLLWQDGASGTGRIGLIDFQDTVIGPVAYDVASLLLDARTDIPKDLESDLFDAYVSARKRQSSDFDQERFSEAYAVMAAQRITKILGIFVRLAMRDGKPAYLSHLPRMLGYLDRVLDRPVLSDLKDWYARFRP; encoded by the coding sequence ATGGCAGACCACGACCTGAGGCCCTTGCCGGCGGCATTCCTGACCCTGAACATTTCCGACGAGGCGGAAACACGTCTCCTTGCCAACGATGTGGCGCTGATCCTGCGGCCCGGCGACGTCATCTGCCTGTCCGGAGATCTCGGTGCGGGCAAGTCGACCTTCACGCGGGCTCTGTTACGCGCCTTTTCCGGAGAACCGGACCTCGAGGTCCCCAGCCCGACCTTCACACTTGTTCAGACCTATGCGTTCGACCGGTTCGACCTGTCGCATTTCGATCTCTATCGCCTGGAAGAGCCGGAGGAGATCGAGGAGCTCGGGCTGGACGATCTTCTGGAGACCGGGGCGGCACTGATCGAATGGCCGGAAAAGGCGGCGGACCTGCTGCCGGCCGATGCGCTCTGGATCCAGATTTCCCAACCGTCGGACGAGGCCGACAGCCGGGTCTTCCGTTTCTTCTCGGATCGGTCGGACTGGCAGGACCGCGTCGGCGAGACCCTTGCGACCCGGGCCTTCCTGCGTTCCGCAGGCCATGGCGGGGCCGGTCGCCGGTTTCTGGCGGGGGACGCGTCCCTGCGCACCTTCGAGACGGTCGACACGGGCGCGCAGGGGGCTGTGCTCATGCGCTGGCCCTTCAAGGGGACGTCCGTGCCGGAGCCGGTGCGCGCCTATATGCGCAAGGTTCACCTGGCGCAGGACTGCCGGGCGGTGGTCGCGATCGGTTCCGAGCTGCGCCGCCGCGGTTTCCTCGCGCCGGAGATCTATGCCGCGGACCTGGAGGCGGGCTTCATCCTGTCGCAGGACCTGGGCCGTGAAACCATCGTGGAGGACGGCAAGCCGGTGCCCGGGCGCTATCATGCCGCCGTGGACCTTCTGGCCGGCCTGCATGCACAGGACTGGCCGCAAGCGGTGCCGCTTGCGGACGGAAGTTCCTATACGGTTCCCGCCTATTCCCATGATGCGTTGATCGCCGAGGCATCGCTGTTTCTGGACTGGTATGTGCCGCATGTGACCGGCAAGGCGGCGGAAGACGCCGCCAGGCGCGATTTCGAACTGTTGTGGCGGGCTGCGCTCGCCGTGATTGGCTCCGCCCAGACCGGCTGGGTGCTGCGCGACTTCCACTCGCCCAACCTGCTCTGGCAGGACGGCGCGTCCGGCACCGGCCGGATCGGCCTGATCGATTTCCAGGATACGGTGATCGGACCTGTCGCCTATGATGTTGCTTCTCTGCTTCTGGATGCCCGCACCGACATCCCGAAGGATCTGGAATCGGACCTCTTCGATGCCTATGTCTCGGCGAGGAAAAGGCAGTCTTCCGATTTCGATCAGGAGCGGTTTTCTGAGGCCTATGCGGTGATGGCCGCGCAACGGATCACCAAGATCCTCGGGATCTTCGTCCGCTTGGCAATGCGTGATGGCAAGCCGGCATATTTGAGCCATTTGCCGCGCATGCTAGGCTATCTCGACCGGGTGCTTGACAGGCCGGTCCTGTCGGATTTGAAAGACTGGTACGCACGCTTCCGGCCCTGA
- a CDS encoding serine hydrolase domain-containing protein → MPPLLAPLLMVWLAVMAAVVLPAAPRAGEVGEFLNDFASADCPADGPAKVLFLDIAGETAGLACGRARMGGPVANVEDRFLIASVSKLYLAVALMQLDEAGRLDIDDPAPNWLPPEVVTGLKGLEGISIAMLLTMTSGIPDYLDDAYFLSSIADAHAGVAARDILTKAILSVADAPRLFEPGTGFDYSNTNYLLAQLVLEKAAAAPMLQVFTERLLEPAGLNRTGLLGYGVGPRDFVQGFEDFGKGPEPVDAYLTGYGFGDGGLVTTAAEVAGFYKALFVDGALLDDDSLDRLLEDPSGEGYGMGIEIGTLAGLGEVLGHSGSDTGFSADIRYLPEQAVTVVYLSAQAEGDLSVTWELLEELP, encoded by the coding sequence ATGCCGCCGTTGCTTGCTCCCCTCCTGATGGTGTGGTTGGCGGTCATGGCGGCGGTGGTCCTGCCGGCCGCGCCGCGGGCGGGGGAGGTCGGCGAATTTCTCAATGATTTCGCCTCCGCTGACTGTCCCGCCGACGGACCCGCCAAGGTTCTCTTTCTGGATATCGCCGGAGAAACCGCGGGACTTGCCTGCGGACGGGCGCGCATGGGCGGCCCGGTGGCCAATGTGGAAGACCGCTTCCTGATCGCGTCCGTCTCGAAACTCTATCTGGCGGTTGCCCTCATGCAGCTGGACGAGGCGGGCCGTCTCGACATTGATGACCCGGCGCCGAACTGGCTTCCGCCCGAGGTCGTGACCGGCCTCAAGGGACTTGAGGGCATTTCCATTGCGATGCTGCTGACCATGACGAGCGGCATACCGGACTATCTCGATGATGCCTACTTCCTTTCGAGCATCGCCGATGCACATGCGGGTGTTGCCGCCCGGGACATTCTGACAAAGGCCATTCTCAGCGTCGCTGACGCGCCGCGCCTGTTCGAACCGGGCACCGGATTCGACTATTCCAACACCAACTACCTGCTTGCGCAGCTCGTTCTTGAAAAAGCGGCGGCAGCCCCGATGCTCCAGGTGTTCACTGAACGGCTCCTTGAACCGGCAGGGCTGAACCGCACCGGGCTCCTGGGCTATGGCGTCGGTCCCCGTGACTTCGTGCAGGGCTTTGAGGATTTCGGCAAGGGACCGGAGCCGGTGGATGCTTATCTGACGGGCTACGGCTTCGGCGATGGCGGGCTCGTGACGACGGCCGCGGAAGTTGCCGGCTTCTACAAGGCGCTCTTCGTGGACGGTGCTCTCCTGGACGACGACAGCCTCGACCGGCTCCTTGAGGATCCTTCAGGCGAAGGCTACGGCATGGGCATCGAAATCGGGACACTCGCCGGTCTTGGCGAGGTCCTGGGTCACTCGGGCAGCGATACCGGATTCTCGGCCGACATCCGCTATTTGCCGGAGCAGGCCGTTACGGTGGTCTATCTGTCCGCACAGGCGGAGGGCGATCTTTCCGTGACATGGGAGTTGCTGGAAGAGCTTCCTTAA
- the addB gene encoding double-strand break repair protein AddB: MADATRLWSVPPSVPFLKTLVDTLVDGTLVPGFRPLDDPLLLADATLYLPTRRAARLLPELFQQRFGGRPVLLPAIRPVGDADEDLQGLTGDADLEPLPPAMPLLERHLAMTRLVKAWKGMLRREALSLRSDEPLGLPASTADAAWLAGDLLALMDEVETEEADWTDLAGLVPDDYARYWQITLDFLQIVREAWPAHLAERGQMDPKARRSALIRREARRLGETPQRGPVIVAGVTGSVPATAELLKVVAALPHGAIVLPGLDRFMDTRSWTVLGQRGEKARSTRGTGAPAELTLPSHPQYSMKQLLARLGAAREAVGVLGPAPDTALLLREELVSEALRPAETSDGWTGFLDRRPQDERAKALEGVSIMTARNEADEALSIAIALREAIELGEAAALVSADRMLTRRVAAELARWTIQVDDSAGRPLDQTAPAILAILSAKLALNGCEPIDLLSLLKHPLTRLGLPVKDIRSAARALERGVIRGPRARSGTGGLKQAVAASRESAETAHTPRWKKIHEADWDVISELVERLAAALSPLEELAADNEPVDLSELSRRLVEVVEAVTVDETGSSAELYAAEAGEALAQFLTGLLEAGESGLEIPPGEWPSVLPALMAGQAVRRRLPGDTRVQILGPMEARLQNFDFMILGGLNEGVWPQRTRNDPWLNRPMKRDMGLEPPERRLGAAAHDFAQGLGAKRVLLSRTARADGAPTVASRWLQRLTTLAGPELTGELERRGAVYTRLAAQLDRAEGPVRPAVRPAPRPPLAARPHSLSITEIERLIRDPYAIYARHVLELQPVDPIGGEPGAADKGNLIHEALARFLMTWTGPFDDSAVQALIGIGEELFVPLDAFPAIRALWWPRFQKIAAGFVAYEARRSKAVAERYLEIGGGVALALPGFDFRLRGRADRIDLLNDGGLSVIDYKTGQVPSQKQVDALLSPQLSLEAAMVKRFGFKDVPADIAVTELLYLQLKGGVEPVIEVARNPKETALEDLIEDAWARLEQLIAHYAREETGYLSRARVMRERQMDGDYDHLARTQEWALGSEEGA, encoded by the coding sequence ATGGCGGATGCAACGCGTCTCTGGTCCGTCCCGCCCTCGGTTCCCTTTCTGAAAACCCTCGTCGACACGCTGGTCGATGGTACCCTGGTGCCGGGTTTCCGGCCGCTTGACGACCCGCTGCTTCTGGCGGATGCTACGCTCTACCTGCCGACCCGCCGGGCAGCGCGCCTGTTGCCGGAGCTGTTCCAGCAGCGCTTTGGCGGCCGTCCCGTGCTCCTGCCGGCAATCCGCCCGGTTGGCGATGCGGACGAGGACCTGCAGGGCCTGACCGGCGATGCCGACCTGGAACCCCTGCCGCCGGCGATGCCGCTGCTGGAACGGCACCTGGCCATGACACGGCTGGTCAAGGCGTGGAAGGGCATGCTGCGCCGGGAGGCTCTCAGCCTGCGATCCGACGAACCGCTGGGGCTGCCCGCCTCCACGGCGGATGCCGCGTGGCTGGCCGGGGACCTCCTGGCCCTGATGGACGAAGTCGAGACCGAAGAAGCCGACTGGACCGACCTGGCCGGTCTGGTGCCCGACGACTACGCCCGCTATTGGCAGATCACCCTCGACTTCCTGCAGATCGTGCGAGAGGCCTGGCCGGCGCATCTGGCCGAACGCGGCCAGATGGACCCGAAGGCCCGACGCTCGGCGCTGATCCGGCGCGAGGCACGGCGCCTGGGCGAAACACCGCAGCGCGGACCCGTGATCGTCGCCGGTGTCACCGGTTCCGTGCCCGCGACGGCGGAGCTTCTGAAGGTGGTTGCCGCGCTGCCGCACGGTGCCATCGTCCTTCCCGGGCTGGACAGGTTCATGGATACCCGTTCCTGGACAGTGCTCGGGCAGCGTGGCGAAAAGGCCCGGTCCACCCGTGGAACCGGTGCCCCCGCCGAGCTCACCCTGCCGTCCCATCCGCAATATTCAATGAAGCAGCTTCTGGCCCGGCTGGGCGCCGCAAGGGAAGCGGTCGGTGTGCTCGGACCCGCGCCGGACACCGCCCTGCTGCTGCGTGAGGAGCTGGTTTCGGAGGCGCTCCGTCCGGCAGAGACTTCGGACGGCTGGACCGGATTTCTGGACCGGCGGCCGCAGGACGAGCGTGCCAAGGCTCTTGAAGGCGTCTCGATCATGACGGCGCGCAACGAGGCGGACGAAGCCCTGAGCATTGCCATCGCCCTGCGCGAGGCGATCGAATTGGGCGAAGCGGCCGCGCTCGTGTCGGCGGACCGGATGCTGACCCGCCGCGTTGCCGCCGAGCTTGCCCGCTGGACCATCCAGGTCGACGACAGCGCCGGCCGGCCGCTTGACCAGACGGCTCCCGCGATCCTGGCCATCCTGAGCGCCAAGCTGGCGCTGAACGGCTGTGAGCCGATCGATCTTCTTTCCTTGCTGAAACACCCGTTGACGCGGCTCGGGCTGCCGGTCAAGGACATCCGCTCCGCGGCCCGGGCGCTGGAGCGCGGTGTCATTCGCGGACCGCGTGCCCGGTCCGGAACCGGCGGGTTGAAACAGGCCGTGGCGGCCAGCCGCGAGAGCGCCGAAACGGCGCACACCCCGCGCTGGAAGAAGATCCACGAGGCCGACTGGGACGTGATTTCGGAGCTTGTCGAGCGCCTTGCGGCGGCGCTGTCGCCGCTGGAAGAGCTGGCCGCGGACAACGAGCCGGTCGACCTGTCGGAGCTGAGCCGCCGTCTTGTCGAGGTGGTTGAAGCGGTCACGGTCGATGAGACCGGATCCTCGGCGGAACTTTACGCGGCCGAGGCCGGGGAGGCGCTGGCGCAATTCCTGACCGGGCTTCTGGAGGCCGGGGAAAGCGGTCTGGAAATTCCGCCCGGCGAGTGGCCGTCCGTGCTGCCCGCCCTGATGGCCGGCCAGGCGGTACGCCGCCGGCTGCCGGGCGACACCAGGGTCCAGATCCTCGGACCGATGGAAGCGCGGCTCCAGAATTTCGACTTCATGATCCTGGGCGGTCTCAATGAAGGGGTCTGGCCGCAGCGCACGCGCAACGACCCCTGGCTGAACCGGCCGATGAAACGGGACATGGGCCTGGAGCCTCCGGAGCGCCGGCTTGGTGCGGCCGCCCACGATTTCGCACAGGGACTTGGCGCGAAGCGGGTGCTGCTGTCGCGCACGGCGCGCGCGGATGGCGCACCAACCGTTGCCTCGCGCTGGCTGCAGCGTCTGACAACACTGGCCGGACCCGAACTGACCGGGGAGCTGGAACGGCGCGGCGCGGTCTATACGCGGCTTGCGGCGCAGCTCGACCGCGCCGAGGGACCGGTCCGTCCCGCCGTGAGACCGGCCCCCCGCCCGCCGCTGGCCGCCCGCCCGCACTCTCTGTCGATCACCGAGATCGAGCGGCTGATCCGTGACCCTTATGCGATCTATGCCCGCCACGTGCTCGAGTTGCAGCCGGTGGATCCGATTGGCGGTGAACCCGGCGCCGCAGACAAGGGCAACCTCATCCATGAGGCGCTGGCCAGGTTCCTGATGACCTGGACAGGCCCTTTCGACGACAGCGCTGTCCAGGCGTTGATCGGGATCGGCGAAGAGCTGTTCGTGCCCCTGGACGCGTTTCCCGCGATCCGTGCCCTGTGGTGGCCCCGGTTCCAGAAGATCGCCGCCGGGTTCGTCGCCTATGAGGCGAGGCGGTCGAAAGCGGTTGCCGAGAGGTATCTCGAGATCGGTGGCGGCGTCGCGCTTGCCTTGCCCGGCTTCGACTTCCGCCTGCGCGGCCGGGCCGACCGAATCGACCTGCTGAACGACGGCGGCCTGTCGGTGATCGACTACAAGACCGGCCAGGTGCCGTCGCAGAAGCAGGTCGATGCGCTGCTGTCGCCCCAGCTGTCGCTGGAAGCGGCCATGGTCAAGCGCTTCGGTTTCAAGGACGTGCCCGCGGACATCGCCGTCACCGAACTCCTGTATCTGCAGCTCAAGGGCGGTGTCGAGCCGGTCATCGAGGTTGCACGCAACCCCAAGGAAACGGCGTTGGAAGACCTGATCGAGGATGCCTGGGCCCGGCTGGAGCAGCTGATCGCGCACTATGCCAGGGAGGAGACCGGCTACCTGTCCCGCGCCCGTGTCATGCGCGAGCGGCAGATGGACGGCGACTACGATCACCTGGCGCGGACCCAGGAATGGGCTCTCGGTTCGGAGGAAGGTGCATGA
- the ahcY gene encoding adenosylhomocysteinase, producing the protein MTDYIIKDIGLADWGRTEIEIAEHEMPGLMACREEFGASKPLKGARIAGSLHMTIQTAVLIETLVALGAEVRWASCNIYSTQDQAAAAIAASGVPVFAVKGETLEEYWDYADKIFDFPDGANMILDDGGDATLYILMGARVEAGETDIIENPASEEEECLFAQIKKRMAANPGWFTKQKELIQGVSEETTTGVLRLYEMQKKGALPFPAINVNDSVTKSKFDNRYGCRESLVDGIRRGTDVMMSGKVAVVCGYGDVGKGSAQSLAGAGARVIVTEIDPICALQASMDGFEVKTMEQVLPEGDIYVTATGNKDIITFDHMRGMKDMAIVCNIGHFDNEIQVAALKNTKLRPVKDQVDMYEFPDGKRMILLSQGRLVNLGNATGHPSFVMSASFTNQVLAQIELFTKGDQYKNEVYVLPKHLDEKVARLHLEKLGVTLTELTDAQSQYLGINKTGPFKPEHYKY; encoded by the coding sequence ATGACCGACTACATTATCAAAGACATCGGGCTCGCAGACTGGGGCCGTACCGAAATCGAGATTGCCGAGCATGAAATGCCGGGTCTGATGGCCTGCCGCGAAGAATTCGGTGCATCCAAGCCGCTCAAGGGCGCCCGCATCGCCGGCTCCCTGCACATGACCATCCAGACGGCCGTGCTGATCGAGACCCTGGTTGCGCTGGGCGCGGAAGTCCGCTGGGCATCGTGCAACATCTATTCCACCCAGGACCAGGCCGCCGCGGCCATCGCGGCTTCCGGCGTTCCGGTCTTCGCCGTCAAGGGCGAGACCCTGGAGGAGTACTGGGACTACGCCGACAAGATCTTCGATTTCCCGGACGGCGCCAACATGATCCTCGACGACGGCGGCGACGCGACGCTGTACATCCTCATGGGTGCGCGCGTGGAAGCCGGTGAAACCGACATCATCGAGAACCCGGCCTCCGAGGAAGAAGAGTGCCTGTTCGCGCAGATCAAGAAGCGCATGGCCGCCAACCCGGGCTGGTTCACCAAGCAGAAAGAGCTGATCCAGGGTGTTTCGGAAGAAACCACCACCGGCGTTCTGCGTCTTTATGAAATGCAGAAGAAGGGCGCGCTGCCGTTCCCGGCGATCAACGTCAACGACAGTGTCACCAAGTCCAAGTTCGACAACCGCTACGGTTGCCGTGAATCGCTGGTCGACGGCATCCGCCGCGGCACCGACGTGATGATGTCGGGCAAGGTCGCCGTCGTCTGCGGTTACGGCGATGTCGGCAAGGGCTCCGCCCAGTCGCTGGCCGGTGCCGGCGCCCGCGTGATCGTGACGGAAATCGATCCGATCTGTGCCCTGCAGGCCTCCATGGACGGCTTCGAGGTCAAGACCATGGAACAGGTCCTGCCCGAGGGCGACATCTATGTCACCGCGACGGGCAACAAGGACATCATCACCTTCGACCACATGCGTGGCATGAAGGATATGGCGATCGTCTGCAACATTGGCCACTTCGACAACGAGATCCAGGTTGCCGCCCTGAAGAACACCAAGTTGCGCCCGGTCAAGGACCAGGTCGACATGTACGAGTTCCCGGACGGCAAGCGCATGATCCTCTTGTCCCAGGGCCGCCTCGTGAACCTCGGCAACGCCACCGGCCACCCGAGCTTCGTGATGTCCGCCAGCTTCACCAACCAGGTTCTGGCGCAGATCGAACTCTTCACCAAGGGCGACCAGTACAAGAACGAGGTCTACGTGCTGCCGAAGCATCTTGATGAGAAGGTTGCCCGCCTGCATCTGGAGAAGCTGGGCGTGACGTTAACCGAATTGACGGACGCACAATCTCAATATCTGGGGATTAACAAGACCGGTCCGTTCAAGCCGGAACACTACAAATACTGA
- a CDS encoding PAS domain-containing sensor histidine kinase has translation MPKGSTDGARPRATWREWSLKSVKLSGTALAGASLFAGPAAADMLADTTAAISPDTMILFGSLGGMCAFAVTAAVALVRLRNHSAQQTGALEKEKGDLKFRVDRLEAMLNTDEQRVIVWTGNGAMPQIWGVLPEKSGVPRPPAQLLAFGSWLTAKCAGDLERYLDTLFRTGETFTTTLKTRTGSYVEALGRTTGGAVVLRLRDLTGERQMQAELAARNAKISGELHMLHALLDAMPAPAWQRDAEGNLIWANQAYAEAVEMPDAETAIKEGATFLDAAARTAMAVQRDEDGCFNARIPIVASGERCVFEVTDVNANVGGAGLAVDISELEQAKKELGRAEDFHGRTLDQLAAAVAIYSSDRKLQFYNAAFKQLWDLDPAFLESRPEDGAVLDALRAARKLPEQADYRVWRNKMLDSYQSVEARESWWHLPDGRTLRVIANPHPQGGVTYIYENVTEQLDLESRYNALTRVQGETLDNLSEAVAVFGSDGRLRLWNPAFGRIWDLEEDRLAELPHVKEVVSACTLSETEREAWERLAGNVTGLLDNRTQNVNRLERHNGDVLDYATVPLPDGGTLVTFVDVSDSVNVERALLEKNEALEQADQIKNAFIQHVSYELRSPLTNIIGFAQLLADPKFGELSDKQSEYADYIQSSSSALLAIINDILDLATLDAGIMELDLGEVDVAATVEAAVEGLKDRIAETRINLRTHVPDDIGVMVADEKRLRQVLFNLIANAVRYSEADGVVDVSCSREDGNVTFVVKDHGYGIPAEILTQVFNRFVGHDTGARRQGAGLGLAIVKSFVELHGGTVDIQSAEGKGTTVTCAFPARPELADTAAAE, from the coding sequence ATGCCGAAAGGCAGCACGGACGGCGCGCGGCCACGCGCGACGTGGCGAGAATGGAGTCTGAAATCGGTCAAGCTGAGCGGCACCGCGCTGGCAGGCGCGAGTCTGTTCGCCGGACCGGCGGCAGCCGATATGCTTGCCGATACAACCGCTGCCATCTCTCCCGATACCATGATTCTTTTCGGTTCGTTAGGCGGTATGTGCGCCTTTGCCGTCACGGCGGCTGTCGCCCTGGTCCGGCTGCGCAATCACTCTGCACAGCAGACCGGCGCCCTGGAAAAGGAAAAGGGCGACCTGAAATTCCGCGTTGACCGGCTGGAAGCGATGCTCAACACCGATGAGCAGCGCGTGATCGTATGGACGGGCAATGGCGCCATGCCGCAGATCTGGGGCGTGCTCCCGGAAAAGTCGGGCGTTCCGCGTCCGCCGGCACAACTGCTGGCCTTCGGCAGCTGGTTGACGGCCAAATGCGCCGGTGACCTGGAGCGGTATCTGGACACGCTGTTCCGTACCGGCGAAACCTTTACCACCACCTTGAAGACCCGCACCGGCAGCTATGTGGAAGCGCTTGGCCGCACCACGGGCGGCGCCGTGGTGCTGCGCCTGCGGGACCTGACCGGTGAACGGCAGATGCAGGCGGAACTCGCCGCCCGCAACGCCAAGATTTCCGGCGAGTTGCACATGCTGCATGCTCTGCTTGACGCCATGCCCGCGCCCGCCTGGCAAAGGGACGCGGAAGGCAACCTGATCTGGGCGAACCAGGCCTATGCCGAAGCTGTCGAAATGCCGGATGCCGAAACCGCGATCAAGGAGGGTGCGACGTTCCTCGATGCGGCGGCCCGTACGGCGATGGCCGTGCAGCGCGACGAGGACGGCTGTTTCAACGCCCGTATCCCGATCGTCGCGTCCGGCGAGCGCTGCGTGTTCGAGGTCACCGATGTCAACGCCAATGTCGGCGGTGCCGGCCTTGCCGTGGACATCAGCGAACTGGAACAGGCGAAGAAGGAACTCGGCAGGGCCGAGGATTTCCATGGCCGTACGCTCGACCAGCTGGCTGCGGCGGTTGCCATCTACAGTTCCGACCGCAAGCTGCAATTCTACAATGCGGCCTTCAAGCAGCTCTGGGATCTGGACCCGGCCTTCCTGGAAAGCCGTCCGGAAGACGGAGCCGTGCTCGACGCGCTCAGGGCGGCGCGCAAGCTGCCCGAGCAGGCCGACTACCGGGTCTGGCGCAACAAGATGCTGGACAGCTACCAGTCGGTCGAGGCGCGGGAAAGCTGGTGGCACCTGCCGGACGGCCGCACCCTGCGTGTCATTGCCAACCCGCATCCGCAGGGCGGCGTCACCTATATCTACGAGAACGTCACCGAACAGCTCGACCTCGAAAGCCGCTACAATGCGCTGACACGGGTCCAGGGCGAAACGCTCGACAATCTGTCCGAAGCCGTTGCCGTGTTCGGCTCCGACGGGCGGTTGCGCCTGTGGAATCCCGCCTTTGGCCGGATCTGGGACCTGGAAGAGGACCGGCTTGCTGAGCTGCCGCATGTCAAGGAAGTGGTTTCCGCCTGCACGCTCAGCGAAACGGAGCGCGAGGCCTGGGAACGGCTCGCCGGCAATGTCACCGGTCTGCTCGACAACCGCACCCAGAATGTGAATCGCCTGGAACGCCACAATGGCGATGTCCTGGACTATGCCACTGTCCCGCTGCCGGATGGCGGCACGCTGGTGACCTTTGTCGACGTGTCCGACAGCGTCAACGTGGAACGGGCCCTTCTGGAAAAGAACGAGGCACTGGAACAGGCCGACCAGATCAAGAACGCCTTCATCCAGCATGTCTCCTACGAGCTGCGTTCGCCGCTGACCAACATCATCGGCTTCGCGCAATTGCTGGCGGATCCGAAATTCGGCGAGCTGTCGGACAAACAGAGCGAATATGCGGACTATATCCAGTCCTCGTCCTCGGCGCTGCTGGCCATTATCAACGATATCCTGGACCTTGCGACGCTGGATGCCGGCATCATGGAGCTCGACCTCGGCGAGGTCGACGTAGCCGCCACGGTCGAGGCCGCGGTCGAAGGGCTGAAGGACCGGATCGCCGAGACCCGGATCAACCTGCGCACCCACGTGCCCGACGATATCGGCGTGATGGTTGCCGACGAAAAACGCCTGCGCCAGGTCCTGTTCAACCTGATTGCCAATGCGGTGCGCTATTCGGAAGCCGACGGCGTCGTCGATGTCAGCTGCAGCCGCGAGGACGGCAACGTGACCTTCGTCGTCAAGGATCACGGCTACGGTATTCCGGCCGAGATCCTGACCCAGGTCTTCAACCGCTTTGTCGGTCATGATACCGGCGCGCGGCGCCAGGGCGCCGGCCTCGGCCTTGCCATCGTCAAGAGCTTTGTCGAACTCCATGGCGGCACGGTCGACATTCAGTCCGCCGAAGGAAAAGGCACGACGGTGACCTGCGCATTTCCCGCGCGGCCCGAGCTGGCGGACACCGCCGCCGCGGAATAA
- a CDS encoding nucleotidyltransferase family protein — protein sequence MTHSRFRPSKAMILAAGFGKRMRPLTATTPKPLIEVNGQALIDHGMDRLAAAGVTSCVVNVHYLADLVEVHVRHRKDMDIVVSDERDELLDTGGGIKKALPLLGDQPFFQLNADTCYWIEGVKPNLEHMIDAWDDTRMDALLLIAETVKSIGYSGRGDFDMARDGGLTRRPEKGVTPFAYAGAAILHPRLFDGAPDGPFSMNGLFDKAIENGRLFGVQMEGLWLHIGTPDAIRAAEYAVRESAA from the coding sequence ATGACACATTCGCGGTTCCGTCCTTCCAAAGCCATGATTCTGGCTGCCGGCTTCGGCAAGCGCATGCGCCCGCTGACGGCGACCACGCCGAAGCCGCTTATCGAGGTCAACGGCCAGGCCCTGATCGACCATGGCATGGACCGGCTGGCAGCCGCTGGCGTGACATCCTGCGTCGTCAACGTGCATTACCTGGCCGATCTCGTGGAGGTCCATGTCCGGCACCGGAAGGATATGGACATCGTGGTTTCGGACGAACGGGACGAGTTGCTTGATACCGGGGGCGGAATCAAGAAGGCACTGCCGTTGCTGGGCGACCAGCCGTTCTTCCAGCTCAACGCCGATACCTGCTATTGGATCGAGGGCGTCAAGCCGAACCTGGAACACATGATCGATGCCTGGGACGATACCCGCATGGATGCCTTGCTGCTGATTGCCGAGACGGTGAAGTCGATAGGCTATTCCGGACGGGGCGATTTCGACATGGCTCGGGACGGGGGGCTCACCCGCAGACCGGAAAAAGGGGTCACGCCCTTTGCCTATGCCGGTGCGGCCATCCTTCATCCACGCCTGTTCGACGGCGCACCGGACGGACCCTTCTCCATGAACGGGCTGTTCGACAAGGCGATCGAGAACGGCCGTCTGTTCGGCGTCCAGATGGAAGGCCTCTGGCTGCATATCGGAACCCCTGATGCCATTCGGGCGGCGGAATACGCCGTGCGCGAGAGTGCTGCCTGA